The Mesorhizobium sp. AR10 genome includes the window TGCTTCGGCCGTGGCCTACGAAGCGGCCATGGCGCTCTACGACGATGTCTTTGGCTCGCATACCTTCGCCGACGAGAAGAGCCCCATGCAGCCGGTGGTCGACCATATCAAGGCCAATCTCGACAGGCCGCTACGCGTTGAAGACCTCGCCGAGATCAGCGGACTGAGCCGCGCGCATTTCTCGCGCTGCTTCTCCGAGAGCGAAGGTATTCCGCCAGCCGAATACGTGTTGCAGCAGCGACTGCAGCGAGCGGCGAAATTGTTGACCAAAGCCGACTTCCTGCCGGTGAAGGAGGTGGCCATCATGTGCGGCTTCGAAGATGCCAATTATTTTTCGAAAGTCTTCCGCCGTCTGTACGGCATCAACCCGACGCAATTCCGCACCACCGGCATGTATGCCAGCGTGGGGAACCACCGCTAGGCCGGCAGCCTATCGATGACGTTCCAATCACATGCGGAGTTTTGCCGAAATATCCAACGAGGGCGTCGCTCAATTCACGCGCATTTCTGATCCCGCCAGCAGCGGTATCTCAAGTCCCCGCCGCAATCCCGTCGCAACCACAGACACCCTGAATTTTCCGGCCAGTGCCCGGTCAAATATGGCGCCGACGATGATGTCCGCATCGGCATCGACCTCCTCGCGTATGCGGGTGGCGGCCTCGTCGACTTCGAACAATGTCATATCCATACCGCCCGAGATCGAGACCAGGACGCCCTTGGCACCAATCATGGACGCTTCGTCGAGAAGCGGGTTTGCGATTGCTGCTTCGGCAGCCCTCTTGGCGCGACCATCGCCAGTGGCTTCGCCGGTTCCCATCATCGCGCGGCCCATGTCGCGCATCACCGACTTCACATCGGCGAAGTCGAGATTGATCAGCCCTTCCTTGACGATGAGATCGGTGATGCAGCCGACGCCCGAATAGAGGACGCGGTCCGCCATGACGAACGCGTCCGCGAATGTCGTCTTGGCATCGGCGATCCTGAACAGGTTCTGGTTCGGGATGACGATTACCGTATCGGCGCATTCGCGAAGTCGCTCGATGCCCTCTTCGGCCGATTGCATCCGGCGTTTTCCCTCGAAGGTGAATGGCTTGGTGACTACAGCCACCGTCAGAATTCCCGCTGCCCGCGCGGCCTGCGCGATAACAGGCGCAGCACCCGTTCCGGTTCCGCCCCCCATGCCGGCGGTCACGAAACACATATGCGTTCCCGCCAGATGGTCCATGATCTCGTCGATCGATTCCACGGCTGCGGCGCGGCCGACCTCGGGCAGGGAGCCGGCGCCCAGACCTTCCGTGATGTGAGCTCCCAACTGGATCAGCCGCGAGGCCTTCGACATGGTGAGTGCCTGGGCATCGGTGTTGGCGACGATGAATTCCGCGCCCTGCAGGCCCTCGGCGATCATGTTGTTGACGGCATTGCCGCCACCGCCACCGATCCCGACGACCGTTATCTTCGGCCGCATTTCTGAGATTTCCGGCCTCGTCGCGGTGTTCATTGCCGTTTCTCCCTGGAATGCGCCAGCGCAGTGGTCGGTGGAGGCTTGTTCCGATACCGCACGAAAACCTTGAACGGTGGCGGTGCGAATCAGGACAACCCAGTGTGACACAGGGAATCAGAGGGCGGAGTAGGCCGCAAGTGGGCGATGTGCCTCGCGACCGTTCCGCGGCAACGGTTCGGCGTGTCCGTTGCGCTTTTATCGCGATCTGGCCGGTTTTCGCTGCAACCATCCATGCGTCGCGTCCGAATGGCGCTGGCGAGGAGGGTCAGATCCGGGCGCGGACGAAATCCGTTCTTGTGCGTCGCGACATCATGTCTCCCGTGCCGCCGGCAGTCGCATGCTCAGTTCATCGACAAGGACGCGCTTGTTTTCCGAATAGTCGATGGGGACGACGACAAGATGGACGCCGCCGCCAGCGAATGCCTTCTCCAGAGAGGATCGGAGTTCACCGATGGCGTCGACCCTCGTTCCCTTGGCGCCATAGGCCTCGGCGTACTTGACGAAGTCAGGGTTGCCGAAGGTCATGCCGAAATCGGGAAACTGGTCGACCGCCTGCTTCCAGCGGATCATGCCGAAGGCGTTGTCCTCGATGATCAGGACGACCAGGTTGAGCCCGAGCCTGACGGCGGTTTCCAGCCCCTGGCTGTTCATCATGAAGCCGCCGTCGCCGCAGACGGCCATGACGCGGCGCTCGGGGTACAGCATGGCGGCCGTCATCGCTGACGGCAGGCCCGCACCCATGGTCGCCAGGGCGTTGTCGAGCAGGAGCGTGTTGGCGACACGTGTGCGGTAGTTGCGCGCAAACCAGATCTTGTACATGCCGTTGTCGAGGGCCAAAATACCGTCTGCCGGCATGACCGCGCGCACGTCATGGACAAGGCGCTGCGGCGTGAAGAGGTCTTCCGTCGCGCGTGCGGCAATCCGGTTCAAAATGCCTTCGCGCAGCGGCAACAGGGCTTGCGCGTTGGGGATCTTGCCTTCGACGCGATCCGCCAGCAGCCTGAGCGAAGGGCCAATGTCGCCAACAACCTCCGTCTGCGGAAAATAGACCTGCTCGACATTGGCGGGTTGGTAGCTGACATGGATTACCTTCGGCCCGCCGGCGCCCATGATGAAGGGCGGCTTCTCGATTGTGTCGTGGCCGATGGTGATGATGAGGTCGGCTCGTTCTATGGCCTCGTGCACATAGTCGCGCTCGGAGAGTGCCGCCGTGCCCATGTAAAGCTCGGTTCCGCCAGGCACCGTGCCTTTGCCCATCTGCGTGGTGAAATAGGGGATGCCGGTTCGCAGCACGAACTGGGCGAGATCGGAGGTCGAGCGCGGCCGCGAGGCGGCGGCACCGAGCATCGCCAGCGGACGCTGGGCTTGCATGATCATTTGCGCAGCGCGGTCGAGGGCGAACGGGCTCGCCAGAGGGAGTTCGACCGGGTGCGGCGGTATCAGCACCGGTTGCTCGCATGCCTCGGCCGCGATGTCTTCGGGTAGTTCCAGATGCACCGGCCCCGGACGCTCCTCCTCGGCAATGCGGAACGCTTCGCGTACCACGGCCGGGATCGTCTTAGGCGAGATGATCTGGCGTGAAAGCTTGGTCAGCGGCTTCATCGCGGCGACGATGTCAACAATCTGGAAGCGCGCCTGGCGCGACGACCGGATACCCTTCTGCCCGGTGATCATGATCATCGGCATCGCGCCAAGCAGCGCATAGGCCGCACCAGTCGTCAGGTTCAGGGCACCGGGCCCGAGCGTGGTGATGCAAACCCCGGGTCTGCCGGTGAGCCTTCCGTAAGTGGCCGCCATGAACGCCGCCGCCTGCTCATGGCGGGTCAGGATGAGCTGGATCGACGATTTGCGAATGGATTCGACGACGTCCAGGTTTTCTTCGCCCGGAATCCCGAAGATGCGATCGACGCCCTCATTCTCGAGTGCGGCGACGAGCAGGTCAGAACCCTTGTACATGGAAGCACCTCCTGGAATGAGTGCGAAGCTGTGGCGGACCATATCGGAGACAGATCAAACATACGCCGGTAAAGCCGTACAGCGAGGCGCACTCGCCGCCAACATCCCTTGTGCGTCCGATGGGGCGGCGGCGCAGGTTTGCGGACGAGCACATCGAGGTTATACCGGGGACGTCGGGCAGGGTGAGGTCCGGTGCTTTGTCACAACTGAACTCGTTCATGTGGGCGAATGAACGGACCAAGTGAGACATTTTATGATCGATAAAAATTCAACCGAATCAGTAGGTTTTGTCATTTCAGCGTTTCGAGGCTGTTCGACCGGCAGAGGCGTCCGCAGTGTTTTGAACATCAATTGACGTTAATTTAACATCCCTATATGGTTCATTTCGGCCGGCACGGTGCCGATTCCATTCTTGTATCCCGTCTGCTCATTGGTTGTCGTTATCCATGCGAAGCCGCTGCATCGAGAAATCCATGACGACGAGAGGGCAGTAACCATGCCCTGCCTGCTCGGAATCGACAACGGCCTGACAGTTACCAAGGCGGTGATCTTTGATGCCGACGGCACGCAACTGTCGGTGGCGCGGCGGCGGGTGCCGCAATCGATGCCGCAGGCGCGCTGGGTCGAGCGCGACATGGCAGGTCTCTGGCAAGCCACCGCCGACGCCATCCGCGAGGCGATCGCGCTGTGCTGTCGGTCGGCTGACGATATCAAAGCAGTGGCGGCGACCGCGCATGGCGACGGGGTGTATCTGCTCGACAAGGACCGCCGGCCGTTGGGGTCCGGCATATTGTCGCTCGACAGCCGTGCGGGCGAAATTGTCGACAAATGGTCTGCAGGTTCCATCTTCGGCGACGCGCTCGCGCTGACTGGCCAGGCGCCGCATGTTTCGGCGCCATCGGCGCTGCTGGCTTGGATCAAGCAGAACGATCCCGACCGCTATGGGCGCATCGGTCACGTGCTGGCCTGCAAGGATTGGCTGCGCTTTTGCCTGACCGGCACGATCGGCACCGACCGGACGGAGGCCAGCACCTCATTCACGGATTTCCGCACGCAAGCCTTCGCGCCGGAAGCGATGCGCATCTTCGGACTGGACGGCCTTTTCGATGCGCTGCCGCCGGTAGCGCATTCGGCCGACATCGTCGGGCACGTCACCGCCGAGGCTGCCGAAATGACCGGCCTTAGCAAAGGCACGCCCGTTGCCTGCGGCCTGCATGACGTAACCGCCTCCGCACTTGGCATGGGCGGCCACGAGGAAAGCACGCTCAGCATCGTCGCCGGCACCTATTCCATCAACGAAGTCGTTTCGTCAGAGCCGCGCGTCGACCCGCGCTGGTTCTGCCGCAACGCTATCGACGCCGGTCGCTGGAACAACATGGCGATCTCTCCGGCCTCGACCGCGAACTACGACTGGTTTCTCGACACGTTCTGCCGCTCGGAACAGGACAAGACAGACGCCGATGGCGGCTCCATCCACGAGCTGTTGGCAGCAGAGATCGACGCGGCGCTGAAGAGGCCTTCGACCATCTTGTTTCATCCCTATCTGTTCGGCTCTCCCTATGGCGAAATTGCCAGCGGCAGCTTTGTCGGCCTTCACGGCTGGCACACTCGCGGCGATATGCTGAAGGCGGTTCTGGAAGGCATTGTCTTCAATCACCGCACCCATGTCGAAGCCTTGCGCGACGGCTTTGCTGTCAGCGAGATCCGCCTCACCGGCGGCGGTTCGCGCAACCCGGCCTTCGTCCAGATGTTTGCCGATGTGCTGAATGCCCCGGTCACCATCACTTCGACCGACGAGGCCGCCGCCTTGGGTGCAGCCCTTTGCGCCGGCGCTGCGGTCGGCCTGTTCGAAACGCCGCAACAAGGCGCCAGGCAGGTCGGCATGACGGTGCGCCAGTATCAACCAGTGCCTGCCTCCAGTGCTGTGTTCAACGAGCGGTTTGCCCTCTATTGCCGCATCGCCGAGCAGCTGAAGTCGCAATGGCCGGAGATCGAAAGACTGTCGCGGCCGGACACGAGGGGAAACGCATGATCAAGGCCGACGAACGACGCGAAGAGATCGCCGAATATGTGATCAAGCTCGGCCAGGTGCGCATCGACGATCTGGTCGAGCATTTTGGCGTATCGCGCATGACTATTCACCGGCATATCGACCGGCTGGCGCAGCAGGGCGTGTTGCGCAAGCTGCACGGCGCGGTGACGGTCCAGCCGTCCGGTCTCTATGAAAGCGCCTTCCGCTACCGGGTGACGGTCAACAGGGCTGAGAAGGATGCGTTGGCGCGGGCGGCGATGGACTATGTCGAAGCTGGCCAGGTGGTCATGCTGGACGATTCATCTACGGCAAACGCCGTTGCCACGCTGCTGCTCGACGTCAAGCCGCTGACGGTCATCACCAACAGCGTGGCGACGGCTGCGCTGCTGACCAATGTCGACGACATCGACTTCATCTGTCTGGGCGGCCAGTATCACAGCACCTACAATGCCTATATCGGCATCGTCTGCGAGAACGCCGTGGCGCAACTGCGCGCCAATGTGCTGATCTGCTCGGCTTCGGCCATCACCGGAACCACGTCCTTCATCCAGGATCCGAATGTCGTACGGGTCAAGCAGGCGATGATGGCCGCTTCGGTCAAGCGCGTCCTGCTGGTCGACCATGCGAAGTTCGACAGGATCGCACTGCATGTCTTCGACGATTTGACCAGTTTCGATGCCGTGCTGACGACCGAGGGCCTGGGTGACGTGCAGGCGCAGAATCTCGAACGAGCCGGCGTAAAATTGCGCATCGTCAAGACGACGGCACAATGAGTTCATCTGACGGAGCAGGGGTGGAAAACCCCGCCGGGCGTCTCGCCGCGATGGCTGCGACCGGCGAGGTCGACGTCGTCATTCTTGGCGCCGGTGTCAACGGGGCGGGCCTGTTTCGCGATCTGTGCGCGCAAGGCGTCAGCTGCCTGATCGTAGACAAGGCCGATTTCGGCTCGGGCACAAGTGCCGCGCCGTCGCGGCTCATCCATGGCGGCCTCAAATATCTCGAAACCGGCGAGTTCGGGCTGGTGGCGCAGTCGACGCTCGAACGCAACCTGCTTTTGAAAAACGCGCCGCACTATGTCAGCCCGCTGCCGACTGTCATCCCGATCTTCTCCTGGAGCAAGGGCATGCTGGCGGCGCTGCGAACGCTGTTCGGCTCGACCAGCGCGCCGCGCAGTCGTGGCGCCATCCTGATCAAGATCGGCCTGATGATCTATGATTTCTACGGCTCGCGAAACCAGGTCATGCCACGCCATCGGATGGTCGGGCGGCGGCAGGCGCTCAGTGAGATGCCGGCGCTGAACCCTTCGATCGTCGCTACCGGCACCTACTACGATGCCACGATCAGCCAGCCCGAAAGGCTGGTGCTCGAACTGATCCTCGACGGGCTGCAGGCCAATGCAGCGTCCGCCAGCGCGAACTACACGGCGCTGGTTGCGTCAGCCAATGGCATGCTGACCTTCCAACCAACCGGACAACCGGGAAATGGCGGCGCATTCTCGGTGCGGCCGAAGCTGGTGGTCAATGCCGCTGGTCCATGGATCGACGACGTCAACGCGTTGCTTGGTGCGCCGTCCAAGATGATCGGCGGCACCAAGGGCTCGCACATCCTGCTGAAGCATGACGAGCTGGTCGGAAGCCTGGCTGGGCGTATGCTTTATTTCGAGGCCGATGATGGTCGCATCTGCCTGGTCTACGACTATCTCGGCCTGGCGCTGGTCGGCTCGACCGACATCAAGGCTGACAATCCGGACGAGGTCCGCTGCGAACCGGACGAAGTCGATTATCTGCTCGAGAGTGTGCGGACGCTTTTGCCCGGCATGGCGTTCGGGCGCGAGCAGATCGTCTATGCCTATAGCGGCATCAGGCCGTTGCCGGCCTCGGATGCATCGGTGCCTGGGTTGATCAGCCGCGATCATTCGGCGCCGATCACCGAGCCGGACGGCAATAGGCCCTTCGCGGTTATCTCGCTGGTCGGTGGCAAGTGGACGACATTCCGCGGCTTTGCCGAGGAAGTCGCCAACACCGTGCTCGAGCGTCTGCAGCGCAGCCGCAAGGTGACGACGCAATCGATGCCGATCGGCGGCGGCAAGGACTTTCCAGTCGACGCTGTAGCGCGTGCAAGCTGGCTGGCCCGGGCTGGGGCGGAGACGGGCGCCTCGGAAGGACGCCTCGACCAATTGCTGTCGCGCTACGGGACCAGAGCCATGCAGATCGCCAAGCATGGGTCGAATGGTGAGGGCCACCTGCCGGACTCGGACAGCTATGGAAAGTCGGAGATCGACTACATCGTGCGCAACGAATTCGTCGAACATCTGACTGATATCGTCATGCGCCGCAGCACGCTGGCGATAGGCGGGTCCCTGACAAGCCGCAACTTGCAGGAGATTGCTGCGATCGCCGGGCGGGCGCTGGACTGGAGCACTGCGCGCATTGCGCAGGAAGTCGAAGCCGCTGTTGATGAGCTCGAGGGCAGGAACCTGATGCGGCTGGGCTGATCGCGCCGTCGCCGATGCCGATGGTTTTCCTCGGGCAATCCGACCAGGTTGCCCTGCGTGCCCCTTTCGTGCGAAACCTTCCCATCTCACAGTGGGAGTGGGATTTTCAGCGCTTCCATATAATTGTTTTAAAACATGATCTTAAACTATGTTTTTCTTGCCATGGCGTGTGCACTTAGGTTATCGCCCGAATTAGATAACACACATTGACGTGAATTTAACACCGCCATATGATCGACTAACATGCTGACGTTCTAATAAGGCTTGTGCTGACTGCCGATCCGCCAGCAGGGCGCCAATCCGCAGAGGGATTGACAGCGATGCAAAGGTGTGAAAATTTTTGCACACAAAGATAATAATATCACCCTGGGGAGGGGATGGATTGAAATCCGGCGGAACCGCGAACCGCGACCACGAGTCCAGCCTCGCCACGCGCGCGGCCTGGCTTCACTATGCCGGAGGTCTCACACAGGCCCAGGTGGCCAAGCGGCTTGGCCTGACCAGCCTCAAGGCACACCGGCTCATCACCAAGGCCAACCAGGAGGGCCTGGTCAGGGTCTTCATCGACGGCGATGTCGCCGAATGCGTCGACCTGGAGCAGCGCCTGACCGCTGCCTACGGGCTCGACTATTGCGAGGTGGTTCCCGATCTCGATCAGGACGAGCTGCCGTTGAAGGGGCTGGGAATCGCCGGCGCCCAGTTCCTGAAGCGCGAAATCGATCGTGACGAAGAGATGCTGATCGGCGTCGGCCATGGCCGCACCCTTGCTGCCAGCGTCGAATATCTGACGCGCACGGCCGCCGCCCACATCCGTTTCGTGTCGCTGCTTGGCGGCGTGACGCGCAAATTCGCAGCCAATCCGCACGACGTCATTCATCGTCTGGCCGAGCGGACCGGCGCGCAGGCCTATGTCATGCCGGTGCCTTTTGTCGCCAACACCGTGGAGGACCGTGAGGTGCTGCTTGGCCAGCGCGGCATCAGCGATGTCTTCGAACTCGCCAGCCGGTCCGACCTGATGTTCGTGGGAATAGGCACGGCCGAGCGGGAAGCGTCGCTGGTCGCCACGGGCATGATCGAGCCTTCCGAAATCGACGAGGTCAAGCGCGACGGCGGCGTTGGCGAACTGCTTGCGCATTTCTTCGACGATAAGGGACGCCCGGTCGAAACGGCGCTGTCGGAAAGAATACTGGCGCTTCCGCGTGATCAGTTGAAGGGCCGCAGGATCGTGGCCGTGGCCGGTGGCAAGGTGAAAGTACGGGCCATCAAGGCGGTACTGGAAAGCCGGTATCTAAGCGGCCTGATCACCGACGAATGCACTGCCCGCGGGCTCGTCGAGCAGAGCCGGCTCGACGGCGCATCCGGTGCAACGAAACGCCTGGTGAACGGAGGATCGGCGAATGCATGACAACGGAAAATCCGCTTCGCTGGTGATTGCATCATGAGCGCGAAGGTTACCACCACATCGCCCCGGCCGACCTCGCCGGGCTTACGCCGCGCACTTGCCGGCGCTGCGGTTCTGGTTCTGCTTGGCGCCATGGCGCTCGACACCAAGGTCGTCAAGATCGGCTCCGCGGGCGACGTTCGAAACGCTGTCTTTTCCGCAGCCGACTACGGCAAGTCGGAGTTTCCCAAGGTGCAGGCCGATGTCGAGGCGCGCGCCGCCGATGCGGTGACGGTGGCGACGGCGATCGCCAAGGACAGGGCGACGGCCGAAAAGGAGTACGGCGTCCCAGCAGGTGTCGGACCCGTCATCTCTGTTAAGTTTACTGGCGTCGTCGGTGAGGGAAAGTCAGGCATCTACAAGCTCGCTGTCGACGGTTTGCCGGATACGTTGACGGTCCGCGTGCAGACCGGGCCGGCGATCAACGGAACCGAGCTTCGCGACGCCACGGGCAAGATCACCTTCGGCCAGTTCACCAACCAGATCGAATATCAGGACGCCGGCTCGGCGCTGAACAATGAGATGAAGAAAGAGGTGCTGGCGAAAGTCGATACGAGCACCTTGACCGGCAAGACCATAGCGGTGGTCGGCGCTTTCAAGCTGGTCAACCCGAAGAGCTGGCTGGTCACTCCGGTGAGGCTGGACGTCAAATGAAAACGGCTTCCGGCACCGAACCCGCGATTGGCGACGCCGTGCTTTCGGCGCGCAACGTCGTCATGTCCTATGGCGGCGTTCACGCGCTCAAGGGCGTCAATTTCGATATCCATCGCGGCAAGGTCACCACCCTGTTCGGAGAGAACGGCGCCGGCAAGTCGACGCTGATGAAGATCCTGTCCGGTGTGGTGACGCCGACATCCGGCGACATCGTGCTCGATGGCAATCTCGTCAGCTTTTCCTCGTCCTCGGACGCGCGCGATCGCGGCATCTCGATCATCCACCAGGAACTGAGCCTGGCGCCGAACCTCAGCGTTCGCGACAACATCTTCATGGGTCGCGAACTGCGCACCAGAACCGGTCTCGACTTCGCCGAGGAGTCGCGCCAGGCGCGCGCGCTTATGGCCGACCTCGAAGAGGACATCGACCCGCTGACCCTGGTCGAGGATCTGCGCCTGGGACAGCAGCAGATCGTGGAGATCGCGCGGGCGCTGTCGGTCGATTCCCGCATCCTGATCATGGACGAACCGACCTCCGCGCTCAGCGCGACAGAGGTGGAGGTGCTGTTCAAGGTGATCCGCGACCTGACCAGCCGCGGCGTCTCGATCGTCTACATATCGCATCACCTCGAAGAGGCGCTGCAGATCACCGATTACGCAGTCGTCCTGCGCGACGGGGCGATCACCGCGACGGCCGAAGCCAAGGACATCGATCTCGAGTGGATCGTCCGCAACATGGTTGGCGAGAATTTCGACCTCGGCTCGCCGCCGACCGGCCACGCGTTCGGCAATGTCGCGCTGTCGATCGAGGATGTCAGCGTCATCGACACTTCGGGTTCGGGCTATTCGGTCGT containing:
- a CDS encoding DeoR/GlpR family DNA-binding transcription regulator, with product MIKADERREEIAEYVIKLGQVRIDDLVEHFGVSRMTIHRHIDRLAQQGVLRKLHGAVTVQPSGLYESAFRYRVTVNRAEKDALARAAMDYVEAGQVVMLDDSSTANAVATLLLDVKPLTVITNSVATAALLTNVDDIDFICLGGQYHSTYNAYIGIVCENAVAQLRANVLICSASAITGTTSFIQDPNVVRVKQAMMAASVKRVLLVDHAKFDRIALHVFDDLTSFDAVLTTEGLGDVQAQNLERAGVKLRIVKTTAQ
- a CDS encoding DUF2291 family protein; its protein translation is MSAKVTTTSPRPTSPGLRRALAGAAVLVLLGAMALDTKVVKIGSAGDVRNAVFSAADYGKSEFPKVQADVEARAADAVTVATAIAKDRATAEKEYGVPAGVGPVISVKFTGVVGEGKSGIYKLAVDGLPDTLTVRVQTGPAINGTELRDATGKITFGQFTNQIEYQDAGSALNNEMKKEVLAKVDTSTLTGKTIAVVGAFKLVNPKSWLVTPVRLDVK
- the ftsZ gene encoding cell division protein FtsZ, with the protein product MNTATRPEISEMRPKITVVGIGGGGGNAVNNMIAEGLQGAEFIVANTDAQALTMSKASRLIQLGAHITEGLGAGSLPEVGRAAAVESIDEIMDHLAGTHMCFVTAGMGGGTGTGAAPVIAQAARAAGILTVAVVTKPFTFEGKRRMQSAEEGIERLRECADTVIVIPNQNLFRIADAKTTFADAFVMADRVLYSGVGCITDLIVKEGLINLDFADVKSVMRDMGRAMMGTGEATGDGRAKRAAEAAIANPLLDEASMIGAKGVLVSISGGMDMTLFEVDEAATRIREEVDADADIIVGAIFDRALAGKFRVSVVATGLRRGLEIPLLAGSEMRVN
- a CDS encoding acetolactate synthase large subunit, translating into MYKGSDLLVAALENEGVDRIFGIPGEENLDVVESIRKSSIQLILTRHEQAAAFMAATYGRLTGRPGVCITTLGPGALNLTTGAAYALLGAMPMIMITGQKGIRSSRQARFQIVDIVAAMKPLTKLSRQIISPKTIPAVVREAFRIAEEERPGPVHLELPEDIAAEACEQPVLIPPHPVELPLASPFALDRAAQMIMQAQRPLAMLGAAASRPRSTSDLAQFVLRTGIPYFTTQMGKGTVPGGTELYMGTAALSERDYVHEAIERADLIITIGHDTIEKPPFIMGAGGPKVIHVSYQPANVEQVYFPQTEVVGDIGPSLRLLADRVEGKIPNAQALLPLREGILNRIAARATEDLFTPQRLVHDVRAVMPADGILALDNGMYKIWFARNYRTRVANTLLLDNALATMGAGLPSAMTAAMLYPERRVMAVCGDGGFMMNSQGLETAVRLGLNLVVLIIEDNAFGMIRWKQAVDQFPDFGMTFGNPDFVKYAEAYGAKGTRVDAIGELRSSLEKAFAGGGVHLVVVPIDYSENKRVLVDELSMRLPAARET
- a CDS encoding sugar ABC transporter ATP-binding protein, with the protein product MKTASGTEPAIGDAVLSARNVVMSYGGVHALKGVNFDIHRGKVTTLFGENGAGKSTLMKILSGVVTPTSGDIVLDGNLVSFSSSSDARDRGISIIHQELSLAPNLSVRDNIFMGRELRTRTGLDFAEESRQARALMADLEEDIDPLTLVEDLRLGQQQIVEIARALSVDSRILIMDEPTSALSATEVEVLFKVIRDLTSRGVSIVYISHHLEEALQITDYAVVLRDGAITATAEAKDIDLEWIVRNMVGENFDLGSPPTGHAFGNVALSIEDVSVIDTSGSGYSVVDHLSLDVRAGEIVCIYGLMGAGRTELLEAVAGRVPMAGGRALLEGEDVSGLTIAQRIARGLVLVPEDRQRDGLVQTMTVGRNLSLASIEAFAKGLFLSRSKERGLIEDSIRKVTIKTAGGNAMIGSLSGGNQQKVVIGKMLTTNPKVILLDEPSRGIDVGAKAEVFRLLSERAAQGLAVVFSTSEVNECLSIAHRVVVMRRGKISAEFGSNATKEQIMAASGEAVVA
- a CDS encoding sugar-binding transcriptional regulator, whose protein sequence is MKSGGTANRDHESSLATRAAWLHYAGGLTQAQVAKRLGLTSLKAHRLITKANQEGLVRVFIDGDVAECVDLEQRLTAAYGLDYCEVVPDLDQDELPLKGLGIAGAQFLKREIDRDEEMLIGVGHGRTLAASVEYLTRTAAAHIRFVSLLGGVTRKFAANPHDVIHRLAERTGAQAYVMPVPFVANTVEDREVLLGQRGISDVFELASRSDLMFVGIGTAEREASLVATGMIEPSEIDEVKRDGGVGELLAHFFDDKGRPVETALSERILALPRDQLKGRRIVAVAGGKVKVRAIKAVLESRYLSGLITDECTARGLVEQSRLDGASGATKRLVNGGSANA
- a CDS encoding FGGY-family carbohydrate kinase, which translates into the protein MPCLLGIDNGLTVTKAVIFDADGTQLSVARRRVPQSMPQARWVERDMAGLWQATADAIREAIALCCRSADDIKAVAATAHGDGVYLLDKDRRPLGSGILSLDSRAGEIVDKWSAGSIFGDALALTGQAPHVSAPSALLAWIKQNDPDRYGRIGHVLACKDWLRFCLTGTIGTDRTEASTSFTDFRTQAFAPEAMRIFGLDGLFDALPPVAHSADIVGHVTAEAAEMTGLSKGTPVACGLHDVTASALGMGGHEESTLSIVAGTYSINEVVSSEPRVDPRWFCRNAIDAGRWNNMAISPASTANYDWFLDTFCRSEQDKTDADGGSIHELLAAEIDAALKRPSTILFHPYLFGSPYGEIASGSFVGLHGWHTRGDMLKAVLEGIVFNHRTHVEALRDGFAVSEIRLTGGGSRNPAFVQMFADVLNAPVTITSTDEAAALGAALCAGAAVGLFETPQQGARQVGMTVRQYQPVPASSAVFNERFALYCRIAEQLKSQWPEIERLSRPDTRGNA
- a CDS encoding glycerol-3-phosphate dehydrogenase/oxidase codes for the protein MSSSDGAGVENPAGRLAAMAATGEVDVVILGAGVNGAGLFRDLCAQGVSCLIVDKADFGSGTSAAPSRLIHGGLKYLETGEFGLVAQSTLERNLLLKNAPHYVSPLPTVIPIFSWSKGMLAALRTLFGSTSAPRSRGAILIKIGLMIYDFYGSRNQVMPRHRMVGRRQALSEMPALNPSIVATGTYYDATISQPERLVLELILDGLQANAASASANYTALVASANGMLTFQPTGQPGNGGAFSVRPKLVVNAAGPWIDDVNALLGAPSKMIGGTKGSHILLKHDELVGSLAGRMLYFEADDGRICLVYDYLGLALVGSTDIKADNPDEVRCEPDEVDYLLESVRTLLPGMAFGREQIVYAYSGIRPLPASDASVPGLISRDHSAPITEPDGNRPFAVISLVGGKWTTFRGFAEEVANTVLERLQRSRKVTTQSMPIGGGKDFPVDAVARASWLARAGAETGASEGRLDQLLSRYGTRAMQIAKHGSNGEGHLPDSDSYGKSEIDYIVRNEFVEHLTDIVMRRSTLAIGGSLTSRNLQEIAAIAGRALDWSTARIAQEVEAAVDELEGRNLMRLG